In one window of Petrotoga mexicana DSM 14811 DNA:
- the dapD gene encoding 2,3,4,5-tetrahydropyridine-2,6-dicarboxylate N-acetyltransferase, with product MNTEEIINLIANSKKKNPLKIYIKGNLKEIDFSNVEFYGNNEFGILFCEEEDFKTIYENNKDSIINYRIERDRKNSAIPLADLSKYNARIEPGAIIRDLVEIGDGCVIMMGAVINIGACIKENTMIDMNVVIGGRAQIGKNCHIGAGAVIAGVIEPPSAQPVVIEDNVLIGANAVVLEGVKVGQGSIIGAGSVVISDVEPYSVIAGVPAKFIKKVDDKTKAKTQLVEGLRNLK from the coding sequence ATGAACACCGAAGAAATAATAAATTTAATAGCAAACTCAAAGAAAAAGAATCCTTTAAAGATCTATATTAAAGGTAACCTCAAAGAAATAGATTTTTCCAATGTAGAATTTTACGGTAACAACGAATTCGGAATCTTGTTTTGCGAAGAAGAAGATTTCAAAACAATTTATGAGAATAATAAAGATTCTATAATTAATTACAGAATAGAAAGAGATAGAAAGAATTCAGCTATACCTTTGGCAGATTTATCTAAATACAACGCGAGAATAGAACCAGGTGCTATAATAAGGGATCTTGTGGAGATAGGCGACGGTTGTGTTATTATGATGGGTGCCGTCATCAATATAGGAGCTTGTATTAAAGAAAACACCATGATAGATATGAATGTTGTTATAGGAGGAAGGGCTCAAATAGGTAAAAATTGCCATATTGGTGCAGGAGCAGTTATAGCAGGAGTAATAGAACCACCGAGTGCTCAACCAGTGGTGATTGAGGATAATGTTCTCATTGGAGCTAACGCAGTGGTATTAGAAGGGGTCAAAGTAGGTCAGGGATCAATAATCGGTGCAGGTTCTGTTGTAATTTCTGATGTCGAACCTTACTCTGTGATAGCCGGAGTCCCTGCGAAATTCATTAAGAAGGTTGACGATAAAACAAAAGCCAAAACGCAACTTGTAGAAGGACTTAGAAATTTGAAATAA
- a CDS encoding aspartate aminotransferase family protein gives MSLLKVYNPFPIKIDRAEGCYIYDKTGKAFMDTFAGIGVMSFGHSHPSLLQALKEKMDRYMHTSNFFLDEDAIFVSEKLVNFTGKNGTVYFSNSGAEATEAALKAIKKRATDRRNKIVFFENGFHGRTLGALSINGFKDLRKPFEPLLPNTIELKYNDVEDLSRYFDLFGEETLAVFVEPILGSGGIVSIKPEFASLIEDLKKKYNFILVCDEVQAGLGRTGKIFSYQHFGLSPNIITIGKSIGGGIPLGGAIFLENLSQAFEKGEHGSTFAPNPVALAGARFVVENIPSLLKDVEEKGNYIMQYLREKNFEKVKEVRGKGLMIGIELKEEDPQMREKGLQEGLLLNVLHNSVIRLLPPLNIEYNDIEKMLTKLEKVLK, from the coding sequence ATGAGCCTACTAAAAGTCTACAATCCGTTTCCAATAAAAATTGATAGAGCGGAAGGTTGTTACATTTACGATAAAACTGGGAAGGCGTTTATGGACACATTTGCTGGAATAGGAGTAATGAGTTTTGGACATTCTCACCCATCTTTGTTACAAGCTTTGAAGGAAAAGATGGATAGATATATGCACACCTCTAATTTTTTTCTCGATGAAGATGCCATTTTCGTATCAGAAAAACTAGTTAATTTCACGGGGAAGAATGGTACAGTTTACTTCAGTAATTCTGGAGCAGAGGCAACAGAGGCTGCTTTAAAAGCTATTAAAAAAAGAGCAACAGATAGAAGGAATAAGATCGTTTTTTTCGAGAATGGTTTTCACGGTAGAACTTTAGGTGCACTTTCTATAAACGGTTTTAAAGATCTAAGAAAACCCTTTGAACCCTTGCTTCCCAACACTATAGAACTGAAGTATAACGATGTTGAGGATTTAAGTAGATACTTCGATCTATTTGGAGAAGAAACGTTGGCTGTTTTTGTAGAACCGATTCTGGGATCAGGCGGAATAGTATCAATCAAACCAGAATTTGCATCTCTGATAGAGGACTTAAAAAAGAAATATAATTTTATTTTAGTCTGCGATGAGGTTCAAGCCGGGCTTGGGCGAACGGGAAAAATTTTTTCATATCAGCATTTTGGGCTGTCTCCTAATATTATAACCATTGGGAAATCCATAGGCGGTGGCATACCTTTGGGGGGGGCGATATTTCTTGAAAATCTATCTCAGGCTTTTGAAAAAGGAGAACACGGCTCAACTTTTGCTCCAAATCCTGTAGCCCTTGCGGGAGCTAGGTTCGTTGTGGAAAACATTCCTTCTCTTCTGAAAGATGTTGAAGAAAAAGGAAATTACATAATGCAATATTTAAGAGAGAAAAATTTTGAAAAAGTAAAAGAAGTTCGAGGCAAAGGTTTGATGATTGGCATAGAGTTAAAAGAAGAGGACCCTCAAATGAGGGAAAAAGGTCTACAAGAGGGCCTTTTGTTGAATGTACTCCATAATAGTGTGATTCGTCTACTGCCTCCTTTAAATATTGAATATAACGATATCGAAAAGATGTTGACAAAATTAGAGAAGGTTTTAAAATGA
- a CDS encoding aspartate kinase: MKLIVQKYGGSSLADSERLNNVAKRICNKVEEGFKVLVVVSARGETTNRLISLAKETVKNPEPRELDMLLATGEQISASLLSMMLNDRGIKSKSMNAFQLRLLTTSDYNEAQIKAINKDTIHKNLTNNDVLVITGFQGVTEEGDLTTLGRGGSDTSAVALAASLNVKCEIYSNFAGIYTVDPKIYPQAKKLKYVTYDEMLEMAALGAKVLHPRSVEIAKKFNVELYCASSFSDEEGSYVVDNYNEYIEEPVVTGLSVDENQIQVTIFNLPTGHFFINKIFEIAANKNLNIDMISVIKNNEKVDISFSIVDSVIDNFRELLNESIKNYQENFIDFKNDLVKISVVGIGMKKARGVASRFFKAIEDIPIFLVTTSEIKISCLIPKEYKQKAVESLAKEFDL; encoded by the coding sequence ATGAAATTGATAGTTCAAAAGTATGGAGGAAGTTCTCTTGCAGATTCTGAAAGGTTGAACAATGTTGCCAAGAGAATATGTAACAAAGTAGAAGAAGGGTTTAAAGTATTAGTTGTGGTTTCTGCAAGAGGAGAGACCACAAATAGATTGATATCATTAGCTAAAGAAACAGTTAAAAATCCTGAGCCACGAGAATTGGATATGCTTTTAGCTACAGGAGAACAGATCAGTGCTTCGCTGTTATCGATGATGTTGAACGATAGAGGTATCAAATCAAAATCCATGAATGCCTTTCAATTAAGATTATTAACTACTTCTGACTACAATGAGGCTCAGATCAAAGCAATAAACAAAGATACAATCCACAAAAACCTTACAAACAACGATGTTTTAGTTATTACAGGATTTCAAGGTGTTACAGAAGAAGGAGATTTAACAACCTTGGGAAGAGGGGGTTCTGATACTTCCGCGGTGGCTCTAGCCGCTTCTCTAAACGTTAAATGTGAAATTTACAGTAATTTTGCCGGTATTTATACCGTTGATCCAAAGATTTATCCCCAAGCAAAAAAATTAAAGTACGTTACTTACGATGAAATGCTAGAAATGGCGGCTTTAGGAGCGAAAGTATTGCACCCAAGGTCGGTAGAAATCGCTAAAAAGTTTAATGTGGAGTTATACTGTGCATCGTCTTTTTCAGATGAGGAGGGAAGTTACGTGGTCGATAATTACAACGAATATATAGAAGAACCTGTTGTAACCGGTTTAAGTGTGGATGAAAATCAAATTCAAGTCACTATTTTTAATCTTCCAACGGGCCATTTTTTTATTAATAAAATTTTTGAAATCGCCGCCAACAAAAACTTAAACATTGATATGATATCCGTTATAAAAAATAATGAAAAAGTTGATATCTCTTTCAGCATCGTAGACAGTGTAATCGATAATTTTAGAGAACTTTTAAATGAATCCATTAAAAATTATCAAGAGAATTTTATCGATTTTAAAAATGATTTAGTTAAAATCTCAGTAGTTGGAATAGGTATGAAAAAGGCAAGAGGGGTGGCTTCCCGGTTTTTTAAGGCTATTGAAGATATCCCTATTTTTTTGGTGACTACTTCGGAAATAAAAATTTCATGTTTGATTCCAAAAGAGTATAAACAAAAAGCTGTTGAAAGTTTAGCAAAGGAGTTTGATTTATGA
- a CDS encoding 4-hydroxy-tetrahydrodipicolinate reductase — MKIGIVGYKGRMGKEIKDLFEEKNHEFVWGYDKDGEYFQETPQIIIDFSLPEVFEKTEDYVKKFNVPLIIGTTGLQDEQIEALKALAKDVPVVQSYNFSIGIQLFLKMVDFLKDKIDGWDIEIVETHHRFKKDKPSGTAKMIKESLDKDVPISSLRLGNVAGDHVLYMANLGEVLSISHRALSRRAFAEGVLKSAEFVTNKKNGYFTFTDVI; from the coding sequence ATGAAGATAGGCATAGTCGGATACAAAGGACGAATGGGAAAAGAAATAAAAGACCTCTTTGAGGAAAAGAATCATGAATTTGTCTGGGGATACGATAAAGATGGTGAGTATTTTCAAGAAACCCCCCAAATTATTATCGATTTTTCACTTCCCGAAGTTTTTGAAAAAACTGAAGATTACGTGAAAAAATTTAACGTTCCATTGATCATTGGAACAACAGGGCTTCAAGATGAACAGATTGAAGCTTTAAAGGCTTTAGCTAAAGATGTACCTGTAGTTCAAAGCTACAACTTTTCGATCGGCATACAATTGTTTCTAAAGATGGTGGACTTTTTGAAAGATAAAATCGACGGGTGGGATATTGAGATAGTTGAAACACATCATAGATTTAAAAAAGATAAGCCTTCTGGAACAGCCAAGATGATAAAAGAAAGCTTGGATAAAGATGTACCTATAAGCTCATTAAGATTGGGAAATGTAGCAGGGGATCATGTATTGTACATGGCGAACTTGGGCGAAGTTCTCAGTATTTCTCATAGGGCTTTATCAAGAAGAGCTTTCGCGGAAGGGGTCCTTAAGTCCGCAGAGTTTGTAACCAATAAAAAGAATGGGTATTTTACCTTTACAGATGTAATTTAA
- a CDS encoding amidohydrolase, translated as MILSPYELRHKIHENPELSLEEYQTTELLERTIKEAASFYNVDINVYRPLKTGLIVEYNGDSGDEYLLFRADIDALNIKEKTDVDFKSKKEYMHACGHDVHTAILYGFFINVIKNKVKKNIIFLFQPAEESKGGAQKVIESGILDKFNIKAAFALHVNDDFPLGTIASTRGTLFASALEFFVDFEGVSSHLAFPHQSKNALNALRIFLDVLDKLPKNPMEPFVIGVGKVSAGSAINILPGNSHVEGSIRGVNSENSLKYFEDMKNILSGIKTMTGVDYSLSKGSFYSEVVNDSLLYDKFIPKLSKTFNFIDCGLKMTGEDFGFISRKYPALMCWLGSSKGEHHGLHNPEFLPPDEVIDVGIKVFETFLD; from the coding sequence ATGATCCTTTCACCGTACGAATTGAGACATAAAATACATGAGAATCCAGAATTATCTCTTGAAGAGTATCAAACTACAGAATTATTGGAAAGAACCATAAAAGAAGCCGCTTCCTTTTACAATGTTGATATTAACGTATATAGACCTCTAAAAACAGGGCTTATTGTTGAGTATAATGGCGACAGTGGCGATGAGTACCTTCTTTTTAGGGCAGATATCGATGCTTTAAATATAAAAGAAAAGACCGACGTTGATTTCAAATCAAAAAAAGAATACATGCACGCATGTGGTCATGACGTTCATACTGCTATTTTGTATGGTTTTTTTATCAACGTAATAAAAAATAAAGTAAAAAAAAATATAATATTTTTATTTCAACCTGCAGAAGAATCAAAGGGTGGAGCCCAAAAGGTCATCGAAAGTGGAATATTGGATAAATTCAATATAAAAGCGGCTTTCGCCCTACACGTCAACGATGACTTCCCCCTGGGGACCATCGCTTCAACGCGTGGTACGCTTTTTGCTTCAGCCCTTGAGTTCTTTGTGGATTTTGAAGGTGTTTCTTCACATCTTGCCTTTCCCCATCAATCTAAAAATGCATTAAACGCCCTTCGCATATTTTTAGATGTGCTTGATAAACTTCCAAAAAATCCCATGGAACCTTTTGTAATCGGCGTTGGTAAAGTAAGTGCAGGTAGCGCGATCAACATTCTACCAGGGAACTCCCATGTTGAAGGAAGTATCAGAGGTGTTAATTCCGAAAATAGCCTAAAATATTTCGAAGATATGAAAAATATACTGTCAGGGATAAAGACCATGACAGGGGTTGATTATTCGTTAAGCAAAGGGTCTTTCTATTCGGAAGTCGTTAACGATTCTTTGCTATACGACAAATTTATTCCTAAACTCTCAAAAACCTTTAATTTTATTGACTGTGGCTTAAAAATGACGGGTGAGGATTTTGGCTTTATATCAAGAAAATATCCCGCACTAATGTGTTGGTTAGGGAGTTCCAAAGGCGAACACCACGGTCTTCATAACCCTGAATTTTTGCCTCCCGATGAGGTAATAGATGTTGGGATAAAGGTTTTTGAAACATTTTTAGATTAA
- the ispD gene encoding 2-C-methyl-D-erythritol 4-phosphate cytidylyltransferase: MVYAIIVAAGEGKRAGFEIPKQFVKLNNKTILRISAEKFQQSKLIDKFLVVSHRNYVDLTEKEVKIFSKFENVVIGGSSRQESVYNALLYLSKKDNKPDLVCIHDAVRPFVDIKKIDESIYEAKDIGGAVLAEMAENTVSQVNNGRILKTLERSQIYLHHTPQTFDFAKLLKAYQNVEKILSSFTDDASIFIHAGYETSIVEDHKNNIKLTKKKDFELARCFFELNP; the protein is encoded by the coding sequence ATGGTTTATGCGATTATAGTAGCAGCTGGAGAAGGGAAAAGAGCGGGGTTTGAAATTCCAAAACAATTTGTAAAATTAAATAACAAAACAATATTGAGAATATCAGCTGAAAAATTCCAGCAGTCAAAATTAATAGATAAGTTTCTCGTGGTATCTCATAGAAACTACGTGGATTTAACAGAAAAAGAAGTTAAAATCTTCTCAAAATTTGAGAATGTGGTAATTGGCGGTAGCAGCAGACAAGAAAGCGTTTATAACGCCCTGTTGTATTTGAGTAAAAAAGATAATAAGCCTGATTTAGTTTGCATTCACGATGCCGTAAGACCTTTCGTTGATATTAAAAAAATAGATGAAAGCATCTACGAAGCAAAAGACATAGGAGGGGCTGTTTTGGCAGAAATGGCAGAAAACACGGTTTCTCAAGTCAATAACGGTCGGATTTTAAAAACTTTAGAAAGATCCCAGATTTATCTGCATCATACCCCTCAAACTTTCGATTTTGCCAAATTACTTAAAGCTTATCAAAATGTGGAAAAGATCTTATCTTCTTTCACAGATGACGCATCTATATTTATTCATGCTGGTTATGAAACATCGATTGTGGAAGATCATAAAAATAACATCAAACTAACGAAAAAAAAGGATTTTGAACTAGCCAGATGTTTTTTTGAATTGAATCCTTAA